The following DNA comes from Vicugna pacos chromosome 13, VicPac4, whole genome shotgun sequence.
TGCTGAACAATGCTAGAGAAAGTCACACAACTGCAAATTGGTGCTACTATATACAGTTATCCACGTCCTATGAACCTTGTTTGCAACATCAGCAATTCCCATTCCTACTCTACCATTTCCACTTTTCCCTTCTCAGCAGATGACCTCACCTCCTACttcacagagaaaatagaagtcaTCACACATGAACTTCAACTTACTgctaaccaattttttttttccgtcCACAGTCAACCTTAAGTCATCTGTGCTCTCTCCTCTCAGCCACTCAACCTTGCTTACACCCAACCGCATTGAGGACCAAGAGGTGACTGAGGTCCTCAAGTCCAATATGTACTTTCAGTTTTCATCTTATATTAATTCTTGCCAGCATTTGCTACTAAGTATTATCTTTATGAGTCTCATTTTTACTACCTcaaaacctcatttttttttctcctccctttctggaTATTACTTCTCTTATCTCAATGTTTAGAGTTTCTCTGAGCTCTCCCACTCTACACATGCTTCCTGGACAATTTTGCTCATTCCTTCAGTTTCAAAGGCTGAAAACATCCCCATTTTATGATTTTAGCCCACATCTTTCTCCTAAACTCCAGACCTATTTATCCATCTGACTGCTACGTAACATGGAATTCATAAACCATACCCCCCAACCTGAATATATCTTATCTCCACATTTTTAATTCAGACTACCATTACTTCTCACCTGGATTCATTTCAGCAATTCCTCCTGACTCCATACTCACCACACAATTCATTGTTTACATTGCAGCCTAAGCattttcaaaaatgcaaatctgtcattcattcatttaaagactCTTCAATGGCTTCTTGTCCCCATACTTCTTATTTTACTTACTTCGTCATTCATGTTCTCACCCCTGCTTACCTCTATCTTGAACACTTCCCCCCTCATACTTTACACATCAGCCACATTgagtatttttcagttcttggaaCCTGCCATTCTTTCTCCTTCAGGTCTTGATATATGCCAAGTTCACTCTGACATAGTCACTCTTCTTTGTTTTAGCCTGTCTCCTTTATGTTCTTCAGGACTCAGCTGGAAAGCCTTCACTGATAAAAGAGCTGGACTGGGTGCTAAGTACCCATCCTTTGTATTTCCACAGTACTTTACTTCCCCAGTTTCCATCACGTTTTTATCAGGCTATATAGGCAGGAACAAGATCTGCTGCTCATGACTGTCTAGCAAAGGGCCCTATTTACTAGGTTTAGGTGAGTGAATGAATCAACTGGAGCCTGCTCAGTCCAAGGAGAGCTAAAGGTTTGGGTTCCCTTTAGCTTTGTGGCATTAAGCAACTGTCCTAACCTTTCTGGATTTTACTCTCTTCTGTGGGAGTGGCTATCCTTTTTAGCCCTAACCCTACCCAGTGAATCTTTTAAAGTATTCCCTATTGGATCATTGTCACTCTCCTGCTTAGTTCGTAGATGCTCCCTATGACCCACAGGAAAAGTCCAGAGGTCTCTGCTGCTGTCTGGGCCTATCATTCAGCTGGTAGCCACATGCTGCCCCACCACATCCTATCTTCTATTTTGTGACTCTGCCCTGACGCTTGAGGGTGTGGCCCAGTAGAGTAGACATCAGTATGCTGGTTACCTGAGGAAAAAGCAAGACAATCAATGAATAGTTGAGatgaatgatttaaaataatCTGGTCCAAAGCTCAGATTTGGTAGTTATCAACAGAAATATTTGGAGTTGTGTCTGAATATTACCTCTGATGACACTCCTACACGACTGACCTAATCTCTCCTTCCTGCCATAGGCCTGGGCTCTAACATCTTCCGCCTGCTGGACAGCCTGCGGGCCCTGTCAGGCCAGGCTGGATGCCGCCTCCGTGCCCTGCATCTCAGTGACCTGTTCTCACCACTGCCCATCCTGGAGCTAACACGTGCCATTGTGCGAGCCCTGCCCCTGCTGCGGGTCCTCTCTATTCGTGTCGACCACCCCAGCCAGAGGGACAACCCTGCTGTGCCAGGGAACGCAGGGCCCCctagccacataattggggaTGAGGAGATACCAGGTGAAGCAGTGTGTGTGCTCATGTGCATTTGTAGGGGGGCGGGGTGCAAAAGACCGCTAATCCAGGGCCTGTCAACATTCATTCCTGGCTTATCTGGAAGCTGTTCTCTTTAGAGCCTGCTGTTCTTAAAGATAAGCATGGGTCAGATAGGTCCCAGACCAACACTGGCCCAGTAGAGGGTCACCATGGAGATCAGTCTCCAGAAAGGGGTCTGAACCAAGAACAGAACCAGCTGTTCTGTAGAGTAGATTAGGTCCCTGTGCTGTATGTTCCCTTAGTTCCTGTATGTCTTCTACCATTCTGCATACTCTGTATCTTCTTGTGTCCAAGTCGTCTCCTTGGATTTAAAGCTCCATTAAGGGCAAGGGCTAAATCTCATACTAGCACACTGCACTCAAGGCACTCAAGGACAAGTAGATGAATAATTTTCAAGTGAATCCCTTAAGGATAGGATGGGACCTGCAATGGGAGAAGAGATGGCCAGCTACAATCTTCTCTCCCTACCATATCCAGAAAACTGCCTGGAACAGTTGGAGATGGGATTTCCACGCGGAGCTCAGCcggccccactgctctgctctgtACTGAAGGCTTCAGGTTCTCTGCAGCAGCTGTCCCTGGATAGTGCCACCTTTGCCTCTCCCCAGGATTTTGGGCTTGTGTTGCAGACACTCAAAGGTAGGACCTAGCTAGAATGAtaaaggaaggaggggagctTGCATTGTTGTTTGGGAAAGCTAAGGCCCATGAACCCTCTTCCCATCCAGAATACAACGTAGCCCTGAAGAGGCTGAGCTTCCACGACATGAATCTAGCCGACTGTCAGAGTGAGGTGCTCTTTTTGCTACAGAATCTGACTCTTCAAGGTAAGTTCTTTATCCAGAACCTGGGGCATTCCTGGGACCTCAGTGCAGTTCTGCCAGTGTCAGTGAGTGAGCAAGCCACTGTTCTTTTCTTGACCTTAtgtcctcaactataaaatggtTATAGAACCTGCACCACCTTCCTTCTAAAAGGGTCCCAAACTCAACTCCTCCTATACTGAACATGGAATTTACTCACTTTTAGAGTGCCTCACTTAAaagtttttcttccctttcagtAGCTGACAAATaatggtggtgggaagggataaatgtacTGTCAGGCTCCCATCACAGGCTCATCTCTAATGCCCACCCCTGCATAGAAGGAAGTGAATGGAGAACTGTCCATGCAGAGAGCCTCCCTGCAGTGAACATCTAGGCTCAGTCTCTGATTTGAATCCTGATTTAGTTGCAGCCTTGCTTGGGGTTTTGtacaaattcttttctctttctgggactctgTATAAAATGTTCATACCCCTTGCTAAGGCCAACTGGGGCAGTAGGGGCAACATCAGTCCTAATGCAGCCATCAGAACTTATTCCAATTTCTCTTGACAGAGATTACCTTCTCCTTCTGCCGTCTGTTCGAGAAGCGCCCGGCCCAATTTCTGCCTGAGATGGTTGCTGCTATGAAGGGCAACTCCACACTGAAGGGCCTCCGGCTGCCAGGAAACcgcctgggtgggggcagggccctgaggagggagaaggggaaggagccaGTCCTTTGACCTAGAAACTCAGGGGGCAAAGGCACAGACCTCTCCACTGGGAAGATAGGGGTTGGGATATAGTTGTGCTGGAACTTCAGAAAGCTGGGCTTCTTCCCAGCCAGAATTGGGTTGGAATGCCCTTTTTCCCTGTTCTTGGGTAGAGGTGATGAGcatttctccccttctccccagggaATGCTGGTCTCCTGGCCCTCGCAGATGTTTTTTCAGAAGATTCATCCTCCTCTCTGTGTCAGCTTGATATCAGGTACACATGGAGGGGGTGAGGGGTTGGTAGAACGACAAAGGATGGAGCTTCAGGGACATTGACCAGGGATTAGTTGATTCCTGAGTGTCTAATCCATCTCACCCCCACCAGTTCCAACTGCATCAAGCCAGATGGGCTTCTGGAGTTCGCCAAACGGCTGGAGCGCTGGGGCCGTGGAGCCTTTGGTCACCTGCGCCTCTTCCAGAACTGGCTGGACCAGGATGCAGTCACAGCCAGGGAAGCCATCCGGCGGCTCCGGGCTACCTGCCACGTGGTTAGCGACTCGTGGGACTCATCCCAAGCCTTCGCAGATTATGTCAGCACCATGTGATGGGGCCCATGCCTCACAGGCCTGTGCTCAGTACCGTCAGCTTGCAGGGGctgaggcatgggctgcccagaaCTCCCAACCACcaattctgtctttctctttctgccaccttttttccttttttccgcCTTCTTCCCTTGCACTGAGGTCCTAGAGGCTTTGATGGGGCCCAGAAAAGGCATTCTCACAACTGGGTTTAGAGTCTTTGGGCCCCTTACTCAGTGCCCTGGGAACCCTGGGCCAAGAGGTTACAGTGGTCATCAGTCACCGAGGACAGCCCCCCTCCACAGGCAGGTACCCAGGCTTTAGAGAAGGGTAAGAGTGCCCACTACCAGGCCTCTCCTCCGCTGGGCTCACCATGCTGCTCCCAGGCCTCAGTCCCTTTCATacctttattcctttcttttttttaaccaaaaaagtttttcttataaaataaattttgggCAAACATCATGTAGCCCTTCTTAATGATCTTTCTCTCAGAGAACAAAACAGGGCCCTATGGGGCATGGAGCTCCCtttccccatctccttcctctaACAGCCGCACCCCAGACCAGCTGGTTATCACCGGAGGCCCCGCTGCTCCTCATGGGAACGCTGGTGGAAGACGAAGGTGATGGCAGTAGAGGCAGCATCCCACGCAGCCTGGAGTATCTCATCCTTGAGCCCCCGCTTATCAGTGCTATGGTTCCACTGAGCCAGGTCTGAGGTGCAGTCAGAACCATCAGGGGGCGGCCACACCTGGTAGTTGTTGACACAGCGGCGGCAGCGCAACCTGGGGGCAGAAGACAGAGCTGTGGTTACTATAGATCCCATCTCCATGAGATGTAGGGTGTTCAGGGATGATGGCCAGCAGAGGTACCTCACCCACCTGTCATGTGTGTCACTGAGGCTAGCTTCATCCAGGATAAAGAGCTCCTTCAACTCGCCTAGAGAGAAGTGCCGCTCCACATCCTGCTCCTCATCCACCACACAGCTGCTCAGTGCCTTCTTGTGGCTCTGACGCTGAAAGATCTTCTCCTCAATGGTTcctgcctgggggtggggtggggagtgggggccaGTACTAAGTCATCCCCATACAAAGAGGGCAGGAAAACCCAGGGGTTGAAACTATAGCCaccagagagaagggaagatgaATGAGAAGAATCTTGCAGCAATACCTCTGTTCAGCTGAGCCCATTTGTCCAGTCTATCTTTTGGGAAAATGACTTGTGCATGTCTGCCCGACCAGGATACTTTCTGTATTGATGGAGGGCTTCAGGGCCTGGCTAAATTTCTTCAGGGTGAGCTGAGGTTTGTCTGCAGCAGTTTCACCAGACCTCTACAGCAAGCCCAAGTCTCAGTCACTCAGTAAATGTCATCTGGGTATCCTATGCCAGATCCTGTGCTAACACTAAGATGCAAAGAAGAATCAAATATGATCCCTATTCTTGAACTGAGactagtgggagagacagacatataaactaATTGGTACAAGGGTAGAAATCTATATGGGATACGCTGGGGCCCACAAGAGGGATGGTAGAGTGGAATAGTGTTGAAAAGCTTGAAAGTAAAGAGTATccttgaactgaatcttgaaaaatGAATAGATGGCTTACAAGGGGACCAAAAGAGAAAGCACTCCCAGAACAGGAACAAAATCAATACACCTGGCCTACTAGAGGACTGAGGAGTTCAGCCTGTCTAGAGGATGGTAGGTGTGTAGTAAGAGTTGGGACTGAGAAAGCCCCATACCGGAGAAACTTAGATGCCAGGCTGAAGGTCTTGGCCTTGTCCCCGAAGTGAAaagcaaaatcagaaattttGGAAAGCTCATTCTGGAAGTAGTTGTGAAAAATGGGTTATGATAAAGAATTAGGAAGCTGCTGCAAAATTCAAATGAAAGATGACTGTGACTTCAGCATGGGATGGAGAAGGTTAGATTAAGGAAATTTCAAAAAGGCAAAAATCAGTGGTAATTGGAATCTGGATAGGAGACACCTGGATAGTAGGATGATGCCCAGATTTGGGCTGGGTGGATAATGGAGCCATTAAATGACAAAAATCAGAAGGGGAACAAGTTCAGTTATGATGCATCTGAAGTGCTCAAAAGACAAGCAAGTGGAAATACATAGTAGGTGACAGAAATATGAGTCTAGAACTCAGGTAAGATATCTGAGCTAAAAGTTTAATTAGAGACTTGTCAGTATAAAGAGTGTATGTAATCACGGAGGCAGGAAAACCAGAGTGGagtttccaaagagaaaaaaattttaagatttgtAGTTGTCAGTGTCAGATACACAAGAAAAATCAGTCTCTAGTTTTAGCAATTAACAAACCAACAGTACACTGAAAGCAGGTTCAGTGGAGTAAGTTGTCTGATGGGTGAGTAGGAGATGAGGAGGTGAAGTAAATCTGTAGGCTTTGGAAAAATTTGAGATTGAATGAATGGAAAGTAACCCAAGGTAGTTGCTTCAATAGGACAGAGGGTTGAGAAACTTATATTTTTAAGGTGAGAGCTACTTGAGCATATTTACAGACTTCAGGGGAATAAAGGAGAAATTGATCAactaaggaaaggaaaggaaaggaaaggggttTAGAGCAGAGCTGGAATGGTAAGCCTGCCTTCCTCTGAGAAGGGAAGGGTAGGTGTAGAGACTGacaggagaagaaggaaggagagagaatttaAGCCTGGTAGCCTACATTTTCTCTGTGAGGTAGAAGACAGTCTCTGCAGAAAGGAGAGACAGGGTTAGGTAAGGAAACTTGAGGGAAGTGGTGAAGGCTTGAAGTGGCTGTTGAAGGAAATGAGATACGGCCCAGCTCAAAATGGAGAATGTGAGTTTGTGGTAGTGCCAATCTGTAAATGCAAGCTTTATCTGGTGCAGAAGCTGTGAAGAGCTGTAATGATCCATGTGGAGTAGGTATTAAGGAGAAGAGTGGCTGAAAGGATCAGGCTGAGTAGAAAGGGAAGTCAAGCCAGCCTGGGAGGACGTGAGGGGCGCGGTACTAGGGACATTAGGTTGAAGCAGATGTAGGAGGTATGAGGAGGCTGGAAGGACAGGAATGATAGTAGAATGAGAGCTATTAAAGTTTTGGTAAAACTACAAGTTCCAGAGTGTCACCTTGGGAACAAATAAATggagggggcagggtgggagtTAGGGAGATCATAAGAGATGAGGCCAAGGAAACACGAAGGCCAGAGTGCTGGATAACTGCACGGTCCTTAAGTCAGCCAGGATGAAAGCTGGATTTGGGAAAGAAATGAAGACTGAGCTGGTATCCAAAGTTATTTCTGAATTAGGTAAATGGCAGAGAGTGGGTGAATGTAGCAAGGAAGAAAAGAGGGTAGTTAAGTAAGAAAACATGTGCTTCAAAAGAGGAACtagaggatggatggatgatccCTGAGAACCAATACCACTTCTTAGCCCCATGGGACATGGAGTATGAGAAGACTGCAAGGCAAGTACCACAGAAGTCAGGTATGAGAGAAAGCAGGTGTCCTGTGAAAAGGATAAGGCCACAGAGGAGCTTGTTAACTACTGAACAGGTGTCCAGAGAGCATAGTAAGAAAGGTTTGAAGGAATGGGGTGAAGTAAGGGGGAGAGAACAGAAGAATAAAGGGCTCCAGGCTATGCCCATAGTCTGGCCACTGCTACAAGCAGAGGAGCCAAGGAGAAGCAATGAGGAACAACCCAAGGTGGTCCTGAAGGTCTTACTCCATGACCCACCCCTGCTCCGACCACTATCGCCATCCTTACAGACAGAAGGCGATAGATGTAGCAGGTCTTCTTTTGACCATCACGCCAGACCCGGGCCATGGCTTGTTCATCATTGGCCGGATTCCAGTCAGGGTCAAACATGACCAATCGGTTAGCCCCAATGAGATTGAGGCCACAGCCCCCAGCTTTGCTGCTCAGCATGAAGACAAAGTCAGGGCtctggaaagagaggaaggagaaaaagaacctCTTAGAGCCTGAACTAAGTCTTACTGAGCCTAGTCAACACTTCTCTCTCACACATCTGTACCTTCATGCTCAGGTCAATTGTGAGGACCACCAGTTTGTCTGCCTACCAGCCAATTTTAAGAGCCCACAAAGTCAGTCCCCAGCCATCACCAAACAGCCTAACCCTACCATACCCGGGGAGGGGGGGAGCGGGGGTTGGGGGTTAAGAAAGACCCTAACGCAGAGCCCTCTTATAGATTCTCTATCAACCCTTAGTTTTGATGTTATTACATTGGTGGTGTGGGGACAGGGGCTGTGCACTTACCAATGGATTGTTGAAGCGCTCCACAACCTTGGCTCGCTTCTTAATGGACATCGTGCCATCCAACCGAACATACAAGTACCTGAGGGGAATCCAAAGATCAAATCGAGAAGGAAGCAGAGCCCCTTCGAGCCAGAGCTACTGAAGGGACTGAACTAATACTTAACTGTGTTTGAAGCTGTTCATATACAGCCTGAAACCATAAACTCCCAAAGGGAGGGGCAAGGAACTAAGAATCAGGACTGTCCTGTGAGAGTAGCTGAAGGATGGGGGGCTATTCTGCTTGGAGATGGAATTAAGGCCATTGCAGCAATAAGGGAATAGACCTCTCCTGGGAAGTCCCTCCTGAATCCACATCGTGGCCCAGATCCACCAATTAGAATACCTACTTCTGGGGGACAGTAGGGGAGGCACCCCTTTTGTAGCTCTTTCCTACCTTCGGGCCCGGCAGAGCTTCTCAAAGAGGTCCAGTGTCTGAGTGTAATTGGACACCAGCACTACTTTGTCACTGCTGCGGCTTCGGGTCACCGCCAGAATGTAATCAAGGACCAGCATCTTACCTGAGGAGATCAGCAACCATTAACCCCAAAGGGCCACCCTAATGGCCCAGGATTCTTACTCTTGATGTCCTGCCTTGAGACAGGATAGGTCTGCACAAAGAGGCAACCACCCACCCTTCCTCCCAGGGGAGCCCAAAGACTGGTAGGGAAGGACTCACCTGACAGCTGAGGCTCTAGAGCCTTGGAGCTATAATCAGGAGGAAATACGTCCAAGGCACCTTCAAAGCCAGCCTCCTCTTCCACACACTTGTCATAGATCAGAGctggatctgaaaaaaaaatatccaAAATGCTAGCTACATTGCTTTCGGAAGCTTCAGTTTATTAGAACACCCTCTAGAAGCCTACCCAGAAGAACTTCCTCAGAACCAGACTTGTTTGTTTCCAAATTCCAGTGTGTAGTCAATGGCATCTGGGATCATGAGTGGACAGTCTTGCTTACCAGTGTGCTCTGTATTCTCACAATAAGAGGGGAGCTATACTAGAGAGGTCAAAGTTTGTTACTTTTCTTCCTGTCCAACATTTTatatgcacacgtgtgtgtgcacacactcaAACACACTTTCTTATATATCCAAGCATCAAGCATGGGCAAGGCAAAGGATAAGCTAAATTTTCCAAAGCCAAGTGTCTGGTTTACAGAGTATACAATGCAGGGCTCATGTCTTGGGGAGGGAGAGTCACATGTGGCCTCTATGAGGACCCTGGGCAAGTTTTAGTGAAGGTGATTGGACTACATCCCTTGCTCACTCTCCCAGAGGATGCCAGAGCATGGACCCAACTCACGATTACATAGTTTCTTTAAGGAGGTGATGGAAGAAAGGGAAGACACACTCATCTTGCCCTCACGCAACTCTTCTGCTGGCTTGGCCTGTCTCAAAAACTTCTTGTATAATTCAGTTTGAAGGTGTGTCAgcctgaaaaaaagagaaaaaaagcagctGGGTCAGTGGGAAGTGCTGGACCACACTTCTGCCCTCTAAGGAGACCTTGAGAGCCCAGCCATACCTCAAGCGCTGGGCTTTTACTCACTCACTCCACACCCCTCAGTTGAGTTCAGTACCTACAACAAACCACCTGTTCGATCTTCACAGGCAGGTATTTAGAAAGGATATCTGATGTCCTCCGTATCAGGCACCTGGGGAGAACAGGATAAAAAGCAACGGACTGGTAAAATTGCCACGCTAACTACTGGAATAAAAGCTACCACCCAAAGGACCAAGACTGATTCTCTTTTGTAGTAGTCAATGTCAGAGACCCATCAGCCCTATAGCAAAGACTTCTATATCAGGGTCTCAGTCATGGGAGGAGACCCTTTCAAACATCTAGCTTAAACTGACaactctttctcttccccttcaaAAGGTTAGCTGGTCTTCAAGAGAAGGCTGAGGTCTCCTGTTGAATACAGTGCTCTGACAGGGAAAGCAAGTTTCAAACACTGAGTTCTTAGGGGAGTTTCTGCTTCCAGTTGCCCAAATGCCTGCTGCCACTTGGACCAAAGCTCAATGAAATTATACCTATACCACACAGCAGACCAGGAAGGACAAGGATCGGGCACCTAAGAAGCAGCTCCTAGAACACACAGACTCCTTCCTGCCATCTAAAACCGGGAGGAAAGTGGCAGCTCGGAAGAGCATGACTCTTCAGAATGTAAATGATCAAGTGTGTATTTAACTATGACAGAGTCCAGAATGTACCTGCCCCTTGAGCTATGTGGCCCCCATAGAGAAAGCCTCGTCAGTCCGGGAGCTACAACCATTCTTCAGATCTACTTTAACCCGTCACAAAAGGCTGAGGAGTGTGGGGAGGAGGCCTAGTGCTTTGGATCTGAGACCTACTGATAAGAAGCTTCTGAAGTAATAACTATACTCCAAGGGATATTTTGCTCATGAAGTCCAGCATCAGAAAAGTGCTTCCTCAGTAGGATGCTGTGCAGCCCTAAACCAAACCACAGGGCTCAGGCCAGGAAGAAAGCAGGGGATTGGCCTGCAAGACGCTTTCATTTATCCAGTGGCTATTGTCAGGTCATGATCTCACTCCCTTCCTAGAATCCAGCCCTCACAGGCCAAGGCCTCAAAGGCTGGGCAGTTCTGATGATCTAATCTGAGGGGACCCAAAAAGAAGCGCTGCTGTATAGCCCAGCTCCCCCACCATTACCTGTTCACGATGCTGGTGAGCTCCCGCAGTCGCTCCTCTCCTAGCTGCCTGTCTTCCTCACTAGCAGCTGCGTCTCGACCCTTCAAAATTGGCAACTCAAAATGCTTCTTGAATTCATGGGCAGTTCCTAAGCACAGGAGAGGAGGAAAGGTTAAAGcattaaagaatgtagaaaaggAACGATACACTGCCAGTGACCAATCTTTGCTACAGACCAACCTTCCTGCCAAGAACAAAgctgaacacaaattataggcaATTTCCATTTGAATGATCAGAGAGCTACCAAATCAGCAAAGACTGGAAAGACCAATTAGTGAGACAGTAGATTGAAACCCAAACATATAACTAAttacttaaatgtaaatggaccaaATAATGtcagactggattttttttttgtaaagctcATCTATATACATGCTGCTTGTAAGAGATGAAATAGCATGTATCACTACAATGAAGTACAAGACAGTCTCTGACTCATGATGGTTTGACTTTACAATGGTGCAAAGGCGACACACATTCAATAGAAACCATATTTCAAGCTTTGAATTTTGGTCTTTTCCCAGGCTAGCAGTACATGGTACCATGCTCTCTCTGTGATGCCAGGTAGCAGTCGCAGCTCCGGGCCAGCCACATGATCATGAGGATAAATAACCAATATACTTATACCCATATAATCAATCTGTTTTTCAGTTTCAGTACAGtactcaataaattacatgagatattcaataCTTTATTATAAATAGGCTTTGTGTTCAATGCTTTTATACAACTGTAACCTAATGTAAGTGTTCggagcacatttaaggtaggctagaCTAAGTTATGATGTTTGGCATtgaatgcatttttgacttaagatattttcaacttaaaatGGGTTTAGTGGTATGTAATCCCATCAtaagttgaggaagatctgtacTGATAACatgctacaatgtgaatgaaccttgaaaacattatgctaagtaaaaagaagccaaacacaaaaggttccatagtatatgattccatttataggaaatactcagaataggcaaatccacagagaaagaaagcagactggtggttgctgggggttgggggtaAGTGGGGATAGGGCATGACTATTTAATGAGcatagggtttttttcttttggccagGAATAAAAAAAGGACAGGCAACTCACAAAAGAGGACCTCCAAATGGccaatgaatatattaaaaggtgTTCAACTTTTATGCAACACTAGGCAAATGAAATGAGATATCACTAAACATCAACCATAaggactaaaatttttaaaaaatttttttctaaaaatattggtGATGATACAGAGCAGAAGTCAGCAAACAATAGCTGTTGGCCAGCCACCCGTTTCGGTAAATCaggttttattagaacacatccATGCTCATTTATTTACAATTTATGGCTGCTTTCACAGTATAgtagcagagctgagtagttatGATAGACAGTATGGCCTatgagcctaaaatatttactatataatctttttaagaaaaaaattgctggCCCCTGATGTAGAAACACTGGAATTCTCATATACTGCTGGAACAATCTCTTTGGAAAACTGGAGAATCTACTAGAGCTGAACACATGTAtaatatatgacccagcaattcattcttttgacagagaaatgCATACCATGCTCAGGTAAAAACAGGTATAAGAACGTTCACAGGATCATTATTCGAGAATAAAGAACTCGAAACAACTCAATTGTCTGTAAGTAGAACTGATCAATTCTGGTATTGTcataaaataatatacaaaaattaaaaacaaactactGCTATAGGCAGAAACATGGATGAGTCTCCTAAACATAATACTGAACAAAAGAATCCAGGTAGCAAAGGAAAATACACTGTATGAATCCACTTATGTAAAGTTCAAAATAGGCAAAAATCAATCTTGAGTGTCAAGAGTGTTTACTTCTAGGGAAAAAGGAGAGTGGTGATTAGAAGTGGGGGCTGCTGAGATTGGGGTAGTAATTGATCTGGCAGTAGTTACATCAACGTGTTCACTTTGTGAATATCTGCTCATCTGGTTCTCTGCCTAAAGTGACTTCCGTGAGCATTGGTAAGTTGAGGTGGCACTAACAAACCCCTCCTCAGATATCTATGTGCAAGAACTGCCCAAactgtggctgccaggggctgggggtacTAGGAAATGGGGAGTTAATGCTTAACgagtagagtttcagttttgcaagatgaaaaaagttctggagatggacagtggtgatggttgcacaacaaggtGAATGTCCTTACTGACACTAAATTGTACactaaaaaatgattaaaaacaaaactacccaAGACAGAGTCCGCTCTGAGGCTAAAGCTCTTGTAAGGCAGCTAGGATGCAATGAGCAAAAACGCCTGGGGGTAGTAGTTCCATCCGCAGCTCATGGTGACCACGTCCTGCACAGCTCCTGCCACCTCTGCCCACCCTGCCCCAAAAAAGCCAGAGTGGGTCTTGCTGAGTTGCTCAGCAAAGTCACGGTCTCCCAACAGCTCTGCTACTCCCTGATAAGAGAAGTCTTCCTATAAGAGTGCCTAGTGACCCAAATATA
Coding sequences within:
- the RAD54L gene encoding DNA repair and recombination protein RAD54-like isoform X1, producing MRRSLAPSQLAKRKPEGRPSDEEDWQPGAVTPKKRKSSSETQSQESFLSPFRKPLTHLTNQPPCLDSSQHEAFIRSILSKPFKIPIPNYQGPLGSRALGLKRAGVRRALHDPLEEGALVLYEPPPLSAHDQLKLDKYVHGYFFRSSGLEKLPVHVVVDPVLSKVLRPHQREGVKFLWECVTSRRIPGSHGCIMADEMGLGKTLQCITLMWTLLRQSPECKPEIDKAVVVSPSSLVKNWYNEVGKWLGGRIQPLAIDGGSKDEIDQKLEGFMNQRGARVPSPILIISYETFRLHVGVLQKGSVGLVICDEGHRLKNSENQTYQALDSLNTSRRVLISGTPIQNDLLEYFSLVHFVNSGILGTAHEFKKHFELPILKGRDAAASEEDRQLGEERLRELTSIVNRCLIRRTSDILSKYLPVKIEQVVCCRLTHLQTELYKKFLRQAKPAEELREGKMSVSSLSSITSLKKLCNHPALIYDKCVEEEAGFEGALDVFPPDYSSKALEPQLSGKMLVLDYILAVTRSRSSDKVVLVSNYTQTLDLFEKLCRARRYLYVRLDGTMSIKKRAKVVERFNNPLSPDFVFMLSSKAGGCGLNLIGANRLVMFDPDWNPANDEQAMARVWRDGQKKTCYIYRLLSAGTIEEKIFQRQSHKKALSSCVVDEEQDVERHFSLGELKELFILDEASLSDTHDRLRCRRCVNNYQVWPPPDGSDCTSDLAQWNHSTDKRGLKDEILQAAWDAASTAITFVFHQRSHEEQRGLR
- the RAD54L gene encoding DNA repair and recombination protein RAD54-like isoform X2 gives rise to the protein MRRSLAPSQLAKRKPEGRPSDEEDWQPGAVTPKKRKSSSETQSQESFLSPFRKPLTHLTNQPPCLDSSQHEAFIRSILSKPFKIPIPNYQGPLGSRALGLKRAGVRRALHDPLEEGALVLYEPPPLSAHDQLKLDKEKLPVHVVVDPVLSKVLRPHQREGVKFLWECVTSRRIPGSHGCIMADEMGLGKTLQCITLMWTLLRQSPECKPEIDKAVVVSPSSLVKNWYNEVGKWLGGRIQPLAIDGGSKDEIDQKLEGFMNQRGARVPSPILIISYETFRLHVGVLQKGSVGLVICDEGHRLKNSENQTYQALDSLNTSRRVLISGTPIQNDLLEYFSLVHFVNSGILGTAHEFKKHFELPILKGRDAAASEEDRQLGEERLRELTSIVNRCLIRRTSDILSKYLPVKIEQVVCCRLTHLQTELYKKFLRQAKPAEELREGKMSVSSLSSITSLKKLCNHPALIYDKCVEEEAGFEGALDVFPPDYSSKALEPQLSGKMLVLDYILAVTRSRSSDKVVLVSNYTQTLDLFEKLCRARRYLYVRLDGTMSIKKRAKVVERFNNPLSPDFVFMLSSKAGGCGLNLIGANRLVMFDPDWNPANDEQAMARVWRDGQKKTCYIYRLLSAGTIEEKIFQRQSHKKALSSCVVDEEQDVERHFSLGELKELFILDEASLSDTHDRLRCRRCVNNYQVWPPPDGSDCTSDLAQWNHSTDKRGLKDEILQAAWDAASTAITFVFHQRSHEEQRGLR